One stretch of bacterium DNA includes these proteins:
- a CDS encoding YgeY family selenium metabolism-linked hydrolase has translation MNAVYQRIGSRAKELENEIVESLLALVATPSHSGKEEKVIQVIQHQMEKAGFDEVRIDGLGSIIGRIGSGPRLIAFDAHIDTVYPGDLAQWEFDPFAPFVREGKVWGRGSADQKGGMAAMVHAGRMIRELGLNDQFTLLFTGTVMEEDCDGLCWQYLINEEKIRPELVVITEPTNMNIYRGHRGRMEMQVEVSGVSCHGSAPERGDNAIYKAARIALEIEKLNERLRSDPFLGKGSVTVTEARSSSPSLCAVPDGAALHLDRRLTLGESKESALAEVRDAAQRAGVPDAQATVLQYAEPAYTGKIYPSEKYYPTWVLAENSPWLQQAVAAYEGLFGRAPLIDKWTFSTNAVAIAGMNNIPCLGLGPGNEVYAHAANEACPVEHLSGAAAFYAALVAKLNEKAG, from the coding sequence TATCAGAGAATCGGCTCCAGGGCGAAAGAGCTGGAAAATGAAATTGTGGAATCTCTGCTGGCCCTGGTGGCCACCCCCTCCCATTCAGGCAAAGAGGAAAAGGTCATCCAGGTCATCCAGCATCAAATGGAAAAAGCGGGATTCGACGAGGTGCGCATCGACGGCCTCGGCAGCATCATCGGCCGCATCGGCAGCGGGCCGCGGCTCATCGCCTTCGACGCCCATATCGACACCGTTTATCCCGGGGATTTGGCGCAATGGGAGTTCGATCCCTTCGCCCCCTTCGTCCGGGAGGGCAAAGTCTGGGGCCGCGGCAGCGCCGACCAGAAAGGCGGGATGGCGGCGATGGTACACGCCGGCAGGATGATCCGGGAGCTGGGGCTGAATGACCAATTCACCCTCCTCTTCACCGGCACGGTGATGGAAGAGGACTGCGACGGCCTCTGCTGGCAATATCTGATCAACGAGGAGAAGATCCGGCCCGAACTGGTGGTGATCACCGAGCCGACCAACATGAACATTTACCGCGGCCATCGCGGCCGCATGGAGATGCAGGTGGAGGTCAGCGGTGTGAGCTGCCACGGCTCCGCCCCGGAGCGAGGCGACAACGCCATCTACAAAGCCGCCCGCATCGCCCTCGAGATCGAAAAGCTCAATGAACGTCTGCGCAGCGATCCCTTCCTCGGCAAGGGCAGCGTCACCGTCACGGAGGCGCGCTCCTCCTCCCCCTCCCTTTGCGCCGTGCCCGACGGCGCGGCTCTGCACCTCGACCGTCGGCTCACCCTTGGCGAGAGCAAAGAGAGCGCGCTTGCGGAGGTCCGCGACGCCGCGCAGCGAGCCGGGGTACCCGATGCCCAGGCCACCGTGCTGCAATACGCCGAGCCGGCCTATACCGGAAAAATCTATCCCAGCGAAAAATATTACCCCACCTGGGTGCTCGCGGAGAATTCGCCATGGCTGCAGCAGGCGGTTGCAGCCTACGAGGGGCTTTTCGGCCGTGCTCCGCTGATCGACAAATGGACCTTCAGCACCAACGCGGTCGCCATTGCCGGGATGAACAACATCCCCTGTCTTGGGCTCGGGCCGGGGAACGAGGTCTATGCCCATGCGGCCAACGAGGCCTGCCCGGTCGAGCACCTCAGCGGCGCTGCGGCCTTTTACGCCGCCCTGGTGGCCAAACTGAACGAAAAAGCCGGGTGA